Proteins encoded in a region of the Diabrotica virgifera virgifera chromosome 4, PGI_DIABVI_V3a genome:
- the LOC126883018 gene encoding uncharacterized protein LOC126883018, giving the protein MKTLKESLTENEILFHIDFSENFLCKYANEAQSVHFGASRDQITLHTGMMYHKSKKEGFCTVSKSLRHDPASIMAHMEIIINHYQHELETEFKTIHFLSDSPSSQYRNKKMFFYLQQVLPKLFPQIQHISWNYSEAGHGKGAPDGIGATIKRTADQLITFNHDINNFDVFVKCIQENISNIHIKCLNENNIEKFDAFLPPLPKPYKGTMQTHQVTWNHITRELSFRTLSCFKCSFENCIHYAIENKVAPLQSSYLSEENDNGRATARPTGIEEFSEDTWVTAIFDNDWYPGIIEKIDRNIMTVNFMMKNGKSFFWPDIADRQTVTTRNGILCQLVHPPEPVSNRFYKIQEYDYIDNLFKSSV; this is encoded by the exons ATGAAGACATTAAAAGAAAGCCTAACTGAAAATGAAATTCTATTTCATATAGATTTTTCCGAAAATTTTCTCTGCAAGTATGCAAATGAAGCACAGTCTGTGCATTTTGGAGCATCCCGAGACCAAATAACACTTCATACTGGTATGATGTACCATAAATCAAAAAAAGAGGGTTTTTGTACCGTCTCCAAGTCCTTAAGACATGATCCTGCCTCCATAATGGCACATATGGAAATAATTATAAACCATTACCAGCATGAGTTAGAAACTGAATTTAAAACAATTCATTTTCTCTCAGACAGTCCAAGCAGCCAGTatcgaaataaaaaaatgttcttttaCCTACAGCAAGTCTTACCAAAATTATTTCCACAAATCCAACATATTTCTTGGAACTATTCAGAGGCAGGACATGGAAAGGGAGCTCCAGATGGTATTGGTGCAACCATTAAAAGAACTGCAGATCAACTCATAACATTTaaccatgacataaataacttTGATGTCTTTGTGAAATGTATTCAAGAAAACATCAGCAATATACATATCAAATGTcttaatgaaaataatattgaaaaatttgaTGCTTTTCTGCCTCCACTACCAAAACCATATAAAGGGACAATGCAAACACATCAAGTAACTTGGAATCACATTACTCGAGAGCTGAGTTTTAGAACTTTAAGCTGCTTTAAATGCAGCTTTGAGAATTGTATTCATTATGCGATTGAAAATAAAGTAGCGCCGCTACAGTCTTCATATTTAAGTGAGGAAAATGACAATGGAAGAGCCACTGCTCGGCCTACAGGAATAGAAGAATTTAGTGAAGATACCTGGGTTACAGCTATTTTTGATAATGATTGGTATCCAG GAATCATTGAAAAAATTGATCGAAACATTATGACTGTTAACTTTATGATGAAAAATGGTAAAAGTTTTTTCTGGCCAGATATCGCTGATCGTCAAACTGTGACTACTAGAAATGGAATCTTATGTCAGCTAGTGCATCCACCTGAACCAGTTTCCAATAGATTCTACAAAATACAAGAATATGACtatattgataatttatttaaatctTCAGTTTAG